In the Flavobacterium acetivorans genome, one interval contains:
- a CDS encoding cold-shock protein yields the protein MRTGTVKFFNESKGYGFITDEETGKDIFVHASGINAEELREGDRVSYEEEEGRKGKVAAKVAVI from the coding sequence ATGCGTACAGGTACAGTTAAATTTTTCAATGAGTCTAAAGGTTACGGATTCATTACAGACGAAGAAACAGGAAAAGACATTTTTGTTCACGCTTCAGGAATCAACGCGGAAGAATTGCGCGAAGGTGACAGAGTTAGCTATGAAGAAGAAGAAGGAAGAAAAGGAAAAGTTGCTGCGAAAGTAGCAGTTATCTAA
- the aspS gene encoding aspartate--tRNA ligase, producing MYRSHNCGELNASHINTEVTLAGWVQKSRDKGFMNWVDLRDRYGITQLIFDEGRTDKSVFELAKTLGREFVIQVKGTVIEREAKNKNIPTGEIEILVTELNILNSALTPPFTIEDETDGGEDIRMKYRYLDIRRNPVKNSLLFRHKVAMEVRKYLSDLDFCEVETPYLIKSTPEGARDFVVPSRMNEGQFYALPQSPQTFKQLLMVGGMDKYFQIVKCFRDEDLRADRQPEFTQIDCEMAFVEQEDILNVFEGLTRHLLKEIKGVDVDKFPRITYDYAMKTYGNDKPDIRFGMEFGELNEFAQHKEFPVFNAAELVVGIAVPGVGNYTRKEIDALIDWVKRPQIGASGMVYVKCNEDGTYKSSVDKFYDQDDLSNWAKTTAAKAGDMIFVLSGPADKTRAQLSALRMELATRLGLRKPEEFAPLWVVDFPLLEFDEESGRYHAMHHPFTSPKPEDMHLLETNPGKVRANAYDMVLNGNEIGGGSIRIHDKETQQLMFKYLGFTEEEAKAQFGFLMDAFQFGAPPHGGLAFGLDRLVAILGGQETIRDFIAFPKNNSGRDVMIDAPSTIDASQLKELHIKLASI from the coding sequence ATGTATAGAAGTCATAACTGTGGAGAACTTAACGCTTCACATATTAATACTGAGGTTACTCTAGCCGGTTGGGTTCAGAAATCCAGAGATAAAGGTTTTATGAATTGGGTAGATTTAAGAGATCGTTACGGAATCACTCAACTTATTTTTGACGAAGGCCGTACGGACAAATCCGTTTTTGAATTAGCCAAAACACTTGGACGCGAATTTGTTATCCAAGTAAAAGGAACCGTTATCGAGCGTGAAGCCAAAAACAAAAACATCCCAACAGGTGAAATCGAGATTTTAGTTACTGAACTAAACATATTGAACAGCGCTTTGACACCTCCTTTCACTATAGAAGATGAAACTGACGGTGGCGAAGACATTCGAATGAAATACCGTTACTTGGACATCAGAAGAAATCCGGTAAAAAACAGCTTGCTTTTCCGTCACAAAGTGGCAATGGAAGTTCGAAAATATCTTTCAGACTTGGATTTCTGCGAAGTGGAAACCCCATACTTAATCAAATCGACTCCGGAGGGAGCAAGAGATTTCGTTGTACCAAGCCGTATGAACGAAGGTCAGTTTTATGCTTTACCGCAATCGCCGCAAACTTTCAAACAATTATTGATGGTGGGCGGAATGGATAAATATTTCCAAATCGTAAAATGTTTCCGCGATGAAGATTTACGTGCTGACCGTCAACCTGAGTTTACACAGATCGATTGCGAAATGGCATTTGTAGAACAAGAAGACATTCTAAATGTTTTTGAAGGACTGACAAGACATTTACTAAAAGAAATAAAAGGAGTAGACGTAGATAAATTCCCTAGAATTACCTACGATTACGCCATGAAAACCTATGGAAATGACAAACCGGATATTCGTTTCGGGATGGAATTTGGCGAATTAAACGAATTTGCGCAACATAAAGAATTCCCGGTATTCAATGCCGCCGAACTAGTTGTCGGGATTGCGGTTCCGGGAGTCGGAAATTATACCCGCAAAGAAATTGACGCTTTAATTGACTGGGTTAAGCGTCCTCAAATTGGCGCATCAGGAATGGTTTATGTGAAATGCAATGAAGACGGCACCTACAAATCTTCTGTTGACAAATTTTACGATCAAGATGATTTATCCAATTGGGCAAAAACAACCGCAGCAAAAGCAGGTGACATGATTTTCGTTCTTTCCGGTCCGGCAGATAAAACACGTGCTCAATTAAGTGCTTTGCGTATGGAATTAGCAACTCGTTTAGGTTTGCGCAAACCGGAAGAATTTGCTCCGCTTTGGGTTGTTGACTTCCCTTTATTAGAGTTTGACGAAGAAAGCGGTCGCTACCACGCCATGCACCATCCGTTTACCTCTCCAAAGCCAGAGGACATGCACTTATTGGAAACCAATCCAGGAAAAGTTCGTGCTAATGCCTATGATATGGTTTTGAATGGTAATGAAATTGGAGGAGGTTCAATTCGTATCCACGATAAGGAAACTCAACAATTAATGTTTAAATACTTAGGATTTACCGAAGAAGAAGCCAAAGCACAATTCGGGTTCTTGATGGATGCCTTCCAATTTGGAGCTCCACCACACGGAGGATTGGCATTTGGATTAGACCGTTTAGTAGCAATTTTAGGAGGCCAAGAAACCATTCGTGATTTCATAGCCTTTCCAAAAAACAACTCTGGAAGAGATGTTATGATAGACGCCCCTTCAACAATTGATGCTTCGCAATTAAAAGAGTTACACATAAAACTAGCTAGCATCTAA
- a CDS encoding TlpA family protein disulfide reductase: MKKLLFIALALVSAVNVIGQTKATLSFKAEIANRNTDAISFLDRNNGKEVKKILVGKDGIFKDSFSVEEGFYMLFDGKEYTQLFLKNGYDLKLKMDAQKFDESIVYSGKGAVENNFLAQNAIEDSKYDYDSLLASNEEGFAKLIGEKKTADLLKLNNNKLDPKFVELQKTSVERSLEGLTKYHQKGLETNKMNGTQSPSFEYDNYKGGKTKLEDFRGKYVYIDVWATWCGPCRTEIPFLKKMEEKYHGKNIVFLSMSIDKLKDIEKWKTMIKEKELGGVQVFADNDWNSQFVKDFNITGIPRFILIDPNGKIVKADAPRPSSPRIQVELDALLN, encoded by the coding sequence ATGAAAAAATTACTTTTTATCGCCTTAGCGCTTGTGAGTGCTGTTAATGTGATAGGACAAACCAAGGCCACCTTGTCTTTTAAAGCTGAAATTGCCAATAGGAATACTGATGCTATTAGCTTTCTGGATAGAAATAATGGAAAGGAAGTAAAAAAGATTTTAGTTGGAAAAGATGGGATTTTTAAAGATTCTTTTTCTGTAGAAGAAGGTTTCTATATGTTGTTTGATGGTAAGGAATACACTCAATTATTTCTTAAAAATGGTTATGATTTAAAGCTTAAAATGGATGCTCAAAAATTTGATGAGTCAATTGTGTATTCCGGAAAAGGAGCTGTTGAGAATAATTTTTTGGCACAAAACGCAATTGAAGATTCAAAATACGATTATGATTCGCTTTTAGCTTCAAATGAAGAAGGTTTTGCTAAACTTATCGGGGAGAAAAAAACGGCTGATTTGTTGAAATTAAACAACAATAAATTAGATCCAAAATTTGTGGAATTGCAAAAGACAAGTGTAGAAAGATCTTTGGAAGGATTGACTAAATACCATCAAAAAGGTTTGGAGACAAATAAGATGAACGGTACACAATCTCCTTCTTTTGAGTATGATAACTATAAAGGCGGAAAAACAAAATTAGAAGATTTTAGAGGGAAATATGTTTACATAGATGTTTGGGCTACTTGGTGCGGTCCTTGTCGTACTGAAATTCCGTTTTTAAAGAAAATGGAAGAGAAATATCATGGTAAAAACATTGTTTTTTTAAGTATGTCTATTGATAAATTGAAAGACATTGAAAAATGGAAAACAATGATCAAAGAAAAAGAATTAGGAGGCGTGCAGGTTTTTGCAGATAATGATTGGAATTCTCAGTTTGTAAAAGACTTTAATATTACAGGAATTCCTAGATTTATTTTGATAGATCCAAACGGAAAAATCGTTAAGGCTGATGCGCCAAGACCTTCTAGTCCAAGGATTCAAGTAGAATTGGATGCTCTTTTGAACTAG